The following coding sequences lie in one Silene latifolia isolate original U9 population chromosome 5, ASM4854445v1, whole genome shotgun sequence genomic window:
- the LOC141657896 gene encoding uncharacterized protein LOC141657896 has protein sequence MDFLDDLFSKPPAGNVTSRFKPKAKPKKQPKKASAVDSQSVAVNAAVNAVEEQPSTLDDIVKDTSEALTSSSVAKTKDTADFSTTDELPGSSETPDLDVPSIQNEMGVPGFPDVSFARSSPIRPSTSEIAHDLSIPLTQQDTGDIQINVEQLEAGDFSCLDAVEMMNEAGGASGKRTSKLKPKPKAQNRAKDMAEAPSNDVPVIDDSVHVGGLNSVLHSSQSGLDGNFSMNPTDDQSQHAVFDNTESLVTSDMFQQEGEDREFNRVNSPGNIPDEGPVLSGVEAKENTFEFVDGTNDGFDITSKSPTNVHDELTSNREENDNSVLSEETKSKKKRRRSKNAALENEKSAGKRKKASKKSDQSIGQPPKKFPRGTRRKRCVDKTLLEIPEDELDLHRVPIRDLIILQEHRDREAKKQSTSVQPTPSNERIDNLQSEDYLYDDEASEFDQDRDLNENPSTSGVQTDTGIYNYSSFRDPRPRTKWTKMETELFYKGIRQFGTDLSMILQLFPGRTLEQIRSKYRKEQKQNPMRMHDALTNRATDNSCFELVIKTLEAAREAEKDYASNEDDVVEPTGNEAKPEDNIETQATPEEPSNSEPNPEDEVVNKEPDRAEDRSPARSYNDDDDFDDFIGL, from the exons ATGGATTTTCTGGATGATCTTTTTTCTAAACCACCGGCTGGGAATG TTACGAGCAGGTTTAAGCCCAAGGCGAAGCCCAAAAAACAACCAAAGAAAGCATCGGCAGTAGATTCCCAGTCTGTTGCAGTGAATGCGGCAGTGAATGCTGTCGAGGAGCAGCCATCTACATTAGATGATATTGTCAAAGACACGTCAGAAGCTCTTACAAGTTCATCCGTGGCAAAAACCAAGGATACTGCTGATTTCTCGACTACGGATGAATTGCCTG GTTCTTCGGAGACACCTGATCTGGATGTTCCGAGTATCCAAAATGAGATGGGGGTTCCCGGTTTCCCTGATGTCTCTTTTGCTAGGTCCTCACCTATCAGACCTTCTACTTCTGAAATAGCCCATGATCTTTCTATACctttaacacaacaagacactGGAGACATTCAGATAAACGTGGAGCAGTTG GAAGCTGGTGACTTTTCTTGTCTTGACGCAGTAGAGATGATGAATGAAGCTGGCGGTGCTTCTG GCAAGAGAACCTCTAAGTTAAAGCCGAAGCCCAAGGCGCAAAATAGAGCAAAAGATATGGCCGAGGCTCCATCGAATGATGTGCCTGTGATAGATGATTCGGTACATGTTGGTGGACTCAATTCCGTTCTTCATTCTTCACAGTCTGGGCTAGATGGTAATTTTTCTATGAATCCTACCGATGATCAGTCTCAACATGCTGTCTTTGACAATACTGAATCATTGGTGACGTCAGATATGTTCCAACAG GAAGGAGAGGATCGAGAATTTAATCGTGTGAATTCTCCTGGTAACATCCCAGATGAAGGACCTGTGTTGTCGGGTGTTGAGGCTAAAGAGAATACTTTTGAATTTGTTGACGGAACAAATGATGGATTTGACATAACTAGTAAATCTCCAACAAATGTTCATGATGAGTTGACATCAAATAGAGAGGAAAACGATAATAGTGTTCTTTCAGAGGAGACAAAATCAAAGAAGAAAAGGAGAAGATCAAAAAATGCTGCATTAGAAAATGAGAAGTCTGCTGGAAAGAGGAAGAAGGCATCCAAGAAATCGGATCAATCTATCGGTCAGCCTCCCAAGAAGTTCCCTCGCGGGACTCGACGAAAAAGATGTG TGGATAAGACTTTGCTTGAAATACCAGAGGATGAACTTGACCTTCACAGGGTGCCAATCAGGGATTTGATAATATTGCAAGAACATAGAGATCGAGAAGCA AAGAAACAAAGTACATCGGTACAGCCAACGCCAAGTAATGAGAG GATTGATAACCTGCAGTCCGAAGACTATCTTTATGATGACGAGGCATCTGAGTTTGACCAAGATAGAGATTTAAATGAAAATCCTTCAACATCAGGGGTTCAAACAGATACAGGCATCTATAATTATTCATCATTCAGGGATCCTCGACCGAGGACAAAATGGACGAAGATGGAGACAGAGCTGTTTTATAAG GGTATCCGGCAATTCGGTACGGACTTATCAATGATACTGCAACTTTTCCCTGGTCGGACTTTGGAACAAATTAGATCGAAATACAGGAAGGAACAGAAACAAAACCCTATGAGGATGCATGATGCTCTGACTAATAGAGCAACAG ATAATTCATGCTTTGAGCTTGTGATCAAAACCTTGGAAGCTGCAAGAGAGGCAGAGAAGGACTATGCTTCTAATGAAGATGATGTAGTTGAACCAACAGGCAATGAAGCCAAGCCCGAGGATAATATCGAGACCCAG GCAACACCAGAGGAGCCTTCCAATTCCGAGCCTAATCCAGAGGATGAAGTTGTTAATAAAGAACCCGATAGGGCTGAAGATAGAAGTCCTGCTAGATCTTACAATGACGATGATGATTTCGACGACTTTATTGGGCTATAG
- the LOC141657895 gene encoding uncharacterized protein LOC141657895: protein MQPSRPPQQPPPNLRLNRLHRHPIIQNQPPIHLLKPNNIPEFLITTISLLLFITSPKHHLSPRLPPPLSLSFPPPHRRFITAMSQNPRNPKNPNFNSFPTPQSLSDWLKPRLPSDSFSTWGISPGTKNIHNLWLELSDGETSLIDAVPPIRNLEVVCVRVRRIGDSNLILIESHQELSDGSIRKRGRPLSEKLKSGEDVESGAKRAIIEELGVVNDDGVKIVMDSYERKVDERVSLSYPGLPACYVLHYVDAFVEGLPEGEFSTEEGEEYGAECDDQGLASEAVKVVRHFWKWVSEDTV from the coding sequence ATGCAACCGTCACgaccaccacaacaaccaccgCCTAATTTACGACTAAACCGTCTCCACCGACACCCGATAATTCAAAATCAACCCCCCATACATCTCCTAAAACCAAATAACATCCCTGAATTTCTAATAACAAcaatttctcttcttctcttcatTACTTCCCCAAAACACCACCTTTCTCCCCGCCTTCCGCCACCGCTTTCTCTATCATTTCCTCCACCTCATCGCCGCTTTATTACGGCAATGTCGCAAAACCCTAGAAACcctaaaaaccctaattttaattcatttccaACTCCTCAATCTCTATCAGATTGGTTGAAACCCAGATTACCTTCCGATTCTTTCTCAACTTGGGGAATTTCACCAGGTACTAAGAATATTCATAACCTCTGGCTTGAGCTTTCTGATGGCGAAACCTCGTTAATCGACGCAGTTCCCCCAATTCGTAATCTCGAGGTTGTTTGCGTTAGGGTTCGTAGAATTGGGGATAGTAATTTGATTTTGATTGAATCGCATCAGGAATTATCCGATGGATCGATTAGGAAAAGAGGTAGACCGTTATCGGAGAAATTAAAGTCCGGTGAGGATGTCGAATCGGGTGCTAAACGGGCGATTATTGAGGAATTAGGAGTTGTGAATGATGATGGTGTGAAAATTGTGATGGATTCTTATGAAAGGAAGGTTGATGAGAGGGTTTCGTTATCGTACCCGGGTTTGCCTGCTTGTTATGTGTTGCATTATGTGGATGCTTTTGTAGAAGGGTTGCCTGAGGGCGAGTTTTCGACCGAGGAAGGGGAGGAGTATGGGGCGGAATGTGATGATCAAGGGCTCGCTAGCGAGGCGGTCAAGGTTGTAAGGCATTTTTGGAAGTGGGTTTCTGAGGATACTGTATGA